A window of Gavia stellata isolate bGavSte3 chromosome 29, bGavSte3.hap2, whole genome shotgun sequence contains these coding sequences:
- the SRSF10 gene encoding serine/arginine-rich splicing factor 10 isoform X2, which translates to MSRYLRPPNTSLFVRNVADDTRSEDLRREFGRYGPIVDVYVPLDFYTRRPRGFAYVQFEDVRDAEDALHNLDRKWICGRQIEIQFAQGDRKTPNQMKAKEGRNLYSSSRYDDYDRYRRSRSRSYERRRSRSRSFDYSYRRSYSPRNRPTGRPRRSRSHSDNDRFKHRNRSFSRSKSNSRSRSKSQPKKEMKAKSRSRSASHTKSRGTSKTDSKTHYKSSSRYEKESRKKEPARSKSQSRSHSRSRSKSRSRSWTSPKSSGH; encoded by the exons atgtCCCGCTACCTGCGCCCCCCCAACACCTCGCTCTTCGTGCGGAACGTGGCCGACGACACCCG GTCTGAAGACTTGCGCCGTGAATTTGGTCGTTATGGGCCTATAGTTGATGTATACGTTCCACTTGACTTCTACACTCGTCGTCCCAGAGGATTTGCTTATGTTCA ATTCGAAGATGTCCGTGATGCAGAAGATGCTCTCCATAATTTGGATCGAAAGTGGATTTGTGGCCGGCAAATAGAAATCCAGTTTGCACAGGGGGATCGAAAGA CACCAAATCAAATGAAAGCTAAGGAAGGGAGAAACCTGTACAGTTCTTCTCGTTACGATGACTATGACAGATATAGGCGATCTAGAAGTCGGAGTTACGAAAGGAGACGGTCTAGAAGTCGTTCTTTTGATTACAGCTATAGAAGATCGTATAGTCCCAGAAA TAGACCTACTGGAAGACCTCGTCGTAGCAGAAGCCATTCGGACAATGATAG GTTCAAACACCGCAATCGATCTTTTTCAAGATCTAAGTCCAATTCAAGATCACGATCCAAGTCACAGcccaagaaagaaatgaaggctAAATCACGGTCTAGGTCTGCATCTCACACCAAATCTAGAGGCACCTCTAAAACAGATTCTAAAACACACTATAAGTCCAGCTCAAGATATGAAAAGGAGTCGAGAAAAAAAGAACCAGCTAGATCCAAATCACAGTCAAGATCACATTCTAGATCTAGGTCAAAATCCAGATCAAGGTCATGGACTAGTCCCAAGTCCAGTGGCCACTAA
- the SRSF10 gene encoding serine/arginine-rich splicing factor 10 isoform X1 — MSRYLRPPNTSLFVRNVADDTRSEDLRREFGRYGPIVDVYVPLDFYTRRPRGFAYVQFEDVRDAEDALHNLDRKWICGRQIEIQFAQGDRKTPNQMKAKEGRNLYSSSRYDDYDRYRRSRSRSYERRRSRSRSFDYSYRRSYSPRNSRPTGRPRRSRSHSDNDRFKHRNRSFSRSKSNSRSRSKSQPKKEMKAKSRSRSASHTKSRGTSKTDSKTHYKSSSRYEKESRKKEPARSKSQSRSHSRSRSKSRSRSWTSPKSSGH; from the exons atgtCCCGCTACCTGCGCCCCCCCAACACCTCGCTCTTCGTGCGGAACGTGGCCGACGACACCCG GTCTGAAGACTTGCGCCGTGAATTTGGTCGTTATGGGCCTATAGTTGATGTATACGTTCCACTTGACTTCTACACTCGTCGTCCCAGAGGATTTGCTTATGTTCA ATTCGAAGATGTCCGTGATGCAGAAGATGCTCTCCATAATTTGGATCGAAAGTGGATTTGTGGCCGGCAAATAGAAATCCAGTTTGCACAGGGGGATCGAAAGA CACCAAATCAAATGAAAGCTAAGGAAGGGAGAAACCTGTACAGTTCTTCTCGTTACGATGACTATGACAGATATAGGCGATCTAGAAGTCGGAGTTACGAAAGGAGACGGTCTAGAAGTCGTTCTTTTGATTACAGCTATAGAAGATCGTATAGTCCCAGAAA CAGTAGACCTACTGGAAGACCTCGTCGTAGCAGAAGCCATTCGGACAATGATAG GTTCAAACACCGCAATCGATCTTTTTCAAGATCTAAGTCCAATTCAAGATCACGATCCAAGTCACAGcccaagaaagaaatgaaggctAAATCACGGTCTAGGTCTGCATCTCACACCAAATCTAGAGGCACCTCTAAAACAGATTCTAAAACACACTATAAGTCCAGCTCAAGATATGAAAAGGAGTCGAGAAAAAAAGAACCAGCTAGATCCAAATCACAGTCAAGATCACATTCTAGATCTAGGTCAAAATCCAGATCAAGGTCATGGACTAGTCCCAAGTCCAGTGGCCACTAA
- the LOC104253435 gene encoding fatty acid-binding protein, liver, which yields MAFNGTWQVYAQENYEQFLKALALPDDLIKIAKDIKPVVEIQQKGDDFVVTSKTPKQSVTNSFTLGKEADITTMDGRKLKCTVNMVNGKLVCKSEKFSHEQEIKGNEMVETMTSGGVTLIRRSKRI from the exons ATGGCGTTCAATGGAACCTGGCAGGTCTATGCTCAAGAGAACTATGAACAgtttctgaaagctcttg CATTGCCAGATGACCTTATCAAAATCGCCAAAGATATTAAGCCTGTTGTTGAAATACAACAAAAAGGAGATGACTTTGTTGTGACATCAAAAACACCCAAGCAATCTGTAACTAACTCATTTACGCTTGGAAAAGAGGCTGACATTACTACTATGGATGGCAGAAAGCTAAAG TGTACTGTGAACATGGTAAATGGGAAGCTTGTGTGCAAATCAGAAAAATTCTCTCATGAGcaagaaattaaaggaaatgaaatggtGGAG ACTATGACTTCTGGTGGAGTAACGCTTATCAGAAGAAGCAAGAGAATTTAA